A single Bacteroidales bacterium DNA region contains:
- a CDS encoding leucyl/phenylalanyl-tRNA--protein transferase produces MPVFELSDELIFPHPKLAEKDGLLAYGGDLCVERLLLAYSNGIFPWYDEDSPIMWWSPNPRMVLFPEKIKISDSLSRTLRSEKFKVTFDHDFEQVIRRCAAVQRPGQHGTWIVPEMQEAYIRLYQAGFAHSAETWHEGKLVGGLYGVSLGRMFFGESMFHLMRDASKVALVHLVGQLTKWDFHLIDAQQDTEHMRSLGGELVSIDRFLELINNALQYPTIKGKWC; encoded by the coding sequence TCTTTGAACTATCCGACGAACTGATTTTCCCGCATCCCAAACTGGCGGAGAAGGACGGCCTGCTGGCTTATGGTGGCGATCTGTGTGTTGAGAGACTATTGCTGGCCTATTCGAATGGCATTTTCCCCTGGTATGACGAAGATTCGCCCATCATGTGGTGGTCGCCAAATCCAAGGATGGTTTTGTTTCCGGAAAAAATAAAAATTTCTGATTCATTATCCCGAACCCTCAGGAGTGAAAAATTTAAGGTTACTTTTGACCACGATTTTGAACAGGTTATCCGCAGGTGCGCAGCAGTTCAGCGTCCGGGGCAGCACGGAACATGGATAGTACCTGAAATGCAGGAGGCTTACATCCGGTTGTATCAGGCTGGATTTGCACACTCAGCCGAAACCTGGCACGAAGGAAAGTTGGTCGGCGGGTTGTATGGTGTGTCGCTGGGAAGGATGTTTTTTGGCGAGTCCATGTTCCACCTGATGAGGGATGCTTCAAAGGTGGCGCTCGTCCACCTGGTCGGGCAATTGACAAAATGGGACTTTCACTTGATTGATGCCCAGCAGGACACTGAACACATGCGCAGTCTTGGCGGCGAATTGGTCAGCATAGACAGGTTTCTCGAATTGATAAATAATGCACTTCAATATCCAACAATTAAGGGAAAATGGTGTTAA